A stretch of Buteo buteo chromosome 21, bButBut1.hap1.1, whole genome shotgun sequence DNA encodes these proteins:
- the KBTBD12 gene encoding kelch repeat and BTB domain-containing protein 12 isoform X1 — protein MDYKAEEKRKQHHSLTLLEQVKRMKESTEIIDVVLVAEGEKFPCHKVVLAAFSPYFKAMFTCGLAECTQREVVLYDISAESVSVILDYMYSADLHLTNQNVQTVALAAYFMQMEDVFSICQKYMMDHMDASNCVGIYYFANHIGAEDLSDQARKYLYQHFAEVSLQEEILEIEFQQLLTLIKSDDLNISREESILDLVIRWVKHSRKSRVEHLIELLKQVRLVLVSPSFLVEARKRNTMILCNAECNDMFEEALKTIKLSSHPSLSLRYGMETTDLLLCIGNNSLGIRSRHGSYADASFCYAPATQKTYFISSPKYGEGLGSVCTGVVTENNDIIVAGEASAVKMSRQKTRNIEIYRYHQRGNQFWHSLCTTQLRELYALGTVHNDLYVIGGQMKVKNQYLVTNCVEKYSMEQGTWRSTAPLPVPLACHVVVTVKNKLYVLGGRTPQMDLPDDEPDRLSNRTFRYDPGQDKWTEGAPMKYSKYRFSTAVVNSEIYVLGGIGCLGRDRGQTRKCLDAVEIYNPDGDFWRDGPPMPSPLLSLRTNSTSAGSVEGKLYLCGGFRGAARHEVITKEILELDTWENQWNVVAINVLMHDSYDVCLVARLNPRDLIPPPPDLVDQ, from the exons ATGGATTATAAGgctgaggagaaaagaaagcagcaccATAGCTTGACTTTATTGGAACAAGTAAAGAGAATGAAGGAATCAACAGAGATAATTGATGTTGTCCTAGTTGCAGAAGGTGAGAAATTCCCCTGCCATAAAGTGGTGCTGGCTGCCTTCAGTCCCTATTTCAAAGCCATGTTTACCTGTGGCTTGGCTGAATGCACGCAAAGAGAAGTGGTACTGTATGATATCTCTGCAGAGAGCGTGTCAGTAATACTCGATTACATGTACAGTGCAGATTTGCACCTCACTAATCAGAACGTGCAGACTGTTGCGCTTGCTGCTTATTTCATGCAGATGGAAGATGTTTTCAGTATATGTCAGAAGTACATGATGGACCATATGGATGCTTCCAACTGTGTGGGCATCTACTACTTTGCAAATCACATTGGTGCAGAAGATTTGTCTGATCAAGCAAGGAAATACTTATATCAACATTTTGCTGAGGTGAGCTTACAGGAAGAAATATTAGAGATTGAATTTCAGCAGCTGTTGACTCTCATAAAATCAGATGATCTGAATATTTCCAGGGAGGAGAGCATTCTGGACCTTGTCATCAGATGGGTCAAGCACAGCAGAAAGTCACGTGTAGAACATCTTATTGAGCTCCTGAAGCAAGTGCGACTGGTACTTGTCAGCCCTTCCTTTCTCGTGGAAGCCCGGAAAAGGAACACAATGATCCTGTGCAATGCAGAATGCAATGATATGTTTGAGGAAGCACTGAAAACCATCAAGCTATCCAGCCACCCTTCTCTCAGCCTGCGATACGGCATGGAGACTACTGATCTCTTACTCTGCATCGGCAACAATTCTCTTGGCATTAGGTCAAGACACGGTAGCTATGCCGATGCCAGTTTTTGTTATGCTCCTGCAACGCAAAAGACTTACTTCATTTCCTCTCCAAAGTATGGAGAGGGTTTAGGATCTGTTTGCACTGGTGTTGTCACTGAAAATAATGATATTATTGTGGCAGGAGAGGCAAGTGCCGTCAAGATGTCTAGACAAAAGACTAGGAACATCGAAATTTATAG ATACCACCAGCGAGGAAACCAGTTTTGGCACAGCCTGTGCACCACTCAGCTCCGTGAACTCTATGCACTGGGCACTGTCCATAACGATCTCTATGTAATAGGAGGgcaaatgaaagtgaaaaatcagtatCTGGTCACAAACTGTGTGGAGAAGTATTCCATGGAGCAAGGCACCTGGAGAAGCACGGCACCTCTTCCAGTACCATTAGCTTGCCATGTGGTGGTGACAGTGAAGAATAAGCTCTACGTGCTGGGTGGACGGACACCACAG ATGGATCTGCCTGACGATGAGCCGGATCGATTAAGTAACAGAACGTTTCGGTATGACCCAGGCCAAGACAAATGGACAGAAGGCGCGCCAATGAAGTACTCCAAATACCGCTTCAGCACAGCTGTAGTCAACAGTGAGATTTATGTCTTGG GAGGAATTGGGTGCCTTGGTCGTGACAGAGGACAGACACGGAAATGTCTTGATGCAGTGGAGATTTATAACCCTGACGGAGACTTTTGGAGGGATGGACCTCCTAtgccttctcccctcctctccttacGAACAAACTCTACCAGCGCAGGCTCCGTGGAAGGGAAGCTCTACCTCTGTGGAGGATTTCGCGGAGCAG